DNA from Gammaproteobacteria bacterium:
GCATTATAACTCCGAATGGGCTCACCCGTGGTGGCGCGCGCGTACGGGGGACATTACCGGCGTGCGCCCAAGCGCCGTTCGATCGCGTCCAACACCCGCCCCTTGATGTCGATTCCGTAAATCGCTTCAAGTTCGCGTACGCAGGTCGGGCTGGTGACGTTGATCTCGGTCAGATAGTCTCCGATCACGTCCAGCCCCACGAACAGCAGGCCGCGCTCGCGCAACACCGGCCCCACCTGCGCGGCGATCCAGCGATCGCGCTCACTCAAGGGCCGGCCCTCGCCGCGACCGCCGGCGGCCAGGTTGCCGCGGGTTTCACCGGCGGCCGGGATGCGCGCCAGCGCGTACTCCACCGGCTCGCCATCGATCATCAGGATGCGTTTGTCGCCTTGGGCGATGTCATGCAGATAGCGTTGCGCCATGACAAATTTGCGGCCGTGATCGGTCATGGCCTCGAGGATCACGCTCAGATTGGCGTCACCCAGGTGCACGCGGAAGATGGAGACACCGCCCATGCCGTCGAGGGGCTTCAGCACCACTTCGTGATGCTCCTCCACGAAGGCGCGCAATACGTCGTCCTCGCGGCTGACCAGTGTCGGCGGGCAGCATTGCGGAAACCAGGCGGTGAACAGTTTTTCGTTCGCGTCGCGCAATGATTGCGGGCGGTTGACCACCAGCGCGCCACGCCGCTCCGCCTGCTCCAGCAGATAGGTGGCGTAGATGTATTCCATGTTGAATGGCGGATCCTTGCGCATGAGGATGCCATCGAACTCGGCGAGCGGTCGCATGGCCGAAGCCCCCAGCGCGTACCAGTCCTGTGCATCATCGCGCACTTCCACGCCTCGCGCCCGGCCGAGCGCCTCGCCGTCGCGCAGCAGCAAATCGTTCAACTCCAGATAGGACAGCGCATAGCCGCGTGCCTGCGCCGCCAGCATCAGCGCGAAGGTGGTGTCCTTCTCGATGTGGATCCCCGGCAGGGGATCCATGACGACCGCCAGTTTGATGGACATTTCCGTGAGTCTCTTTACATCGCCATGCACGGTTTGCGCTATTCACTCCGGGCCGCGTAGCATAGGCGGACCATCGCTGCAGTATAACCGCCCGTGTCTCCCTTGACATCGCTCGCCATCGCCACCCGCAAGAGCCCGCTGGCCCTCTGGCAGGCGACACATGTGCGCGATGCGCTACTGGCGCACCATCCCTGGCTGGATGTGCAGATCATCGGCATGCGGACGCGCGGCGATAAAATTCTCAACAGCCCGCTGGCTGCAGTCGGCGGCAAGGGTCTGTTCACCAAAGAGCTGGAGGACAGTCTGCTTGGTCGCCGTGCCGACATCGCCGTGCATTCAATGAAAGACGTGACCGTGGAGATACCCGCCGGCCTCGCGGTGCCGGTGATGCTTAAACGGGAGGACGTGCGCGATGTACTCCTGTCAATTCATCACGCCGATCTCGACGCCTTGCCACACGGTGCGCGCGTGGGCACCGCCAGCCTGCGCCGGCAGTGTCAACTCAAGGCCTGGCGCGATGACGTGAAAGTACTGTCCTTGCGCGGCAACATCGGCACGCGCGTCAAGAAACTGGAGGCTGGTGAATACGACGCCATCGTACTTGCCGCTGCCGGCGTCAAACGGCTGGGGCTGGAGGGGCATGTGCGCCAGCATTTGCCTGTCGAAACCATGCTGCCGGCGATTGGCCAGGGCGCCATCGGCATTCAGTGTCGCAGCAATGATGCGCGTGTATTGGAATTGATCACGCCCCTGAATGATACCGACACTTTGACCTGTGTGCTGGCCGAACGGGCGCTCAATCGGGGGTTGGGCGGCGGTTGTCAGGTGCCCATTGCCGGCCATGCGTCATTACACGGCCCACAATTGATTTTACGCGCCCTGGTGGGCCGTCCTGATGGCACTGAAATCATCCGGGGTGAGATCAGCGGCCCGGTAGATGAGTTGGAACTGCTGGGCCGGAGTCTGGCCGAGGATCTGCTGTCGAGAGGTGCGGGGGCGATTCTCGAAGAATTCGGCCCGTATTGTTAATAAAGAAACGCCCCCGGCGGATGTCCCACCGGGGGCGGAGGCTTGCAGGGAACAAACTGCGTTAGAAGGAACCTGTATGAATTTTCTTACCAGAACACCTGCGCGCGCGCCACGAACGCACTCGGGTTTTCATGATTGAATACGAAGGAGGTGCCCTTCAGCAGGGGGGTGGTCGGTGTGGAATCTTTTAGCGTATCCAGATTGATGACTTGGATATAGTCGGCCATGAAGCGCATATTGGCGTTCACATACCAATTGACGCCAGCGGAAACGGCCTCCTCTTCACCGCCTTCCACCAGTGCTTTGGTGTCGTTCAAATCCAGTGTGTCATACCGCACGGCCACTTGCAGAGCGCCCCAGCCGCCCTTGCCCACCGGTGACTTTGGCTGTACCGGGCCCCAAGCGGCATTAGCTGCGTCGAAATTCATGCTGTCACCCGGGGTCAGGAAAAAGCCGGCCTCGGCGTAATAGCCCTGTAGGGTCGCTGTCTTACCGTTATAGCTCGCCGTCAGAAAATTGCTGCTGCGATCCACATCCCACTGGGTGTATTCGGTTTGGAGATGAAACGGACCCCAGACCACGGCGCCTTCTGCGTTCCAGGCGAAAATGTCATCGATATTGCTGCGGCCGTTATTCGCCCCGCCTTGGTACTGGAAGAAAGGCGCGGTGGTTAGCAGTGTCGGCGACCTGTTGAAGCGCCCTGC
Protein-coding regions in this window:
- the gshB gene encoding glutathione synthase; this translates as MSIKLAVVMDPLPGIHIEKDTTFALMLAAQARGYALSYLELNDLLLRDGEALGRARGVEVRDDAQDWYALGASAMRPLAEFDGILMRKDPPFNMEYIYATYLLEQAERRGALVVNRPQSLRDANEKLFTAWFPQCCPPTLVSREDDVLRAFVEEHHEVVLKPLDGMGGVSIFRVHLGDANLSVILEAMTDHGRKFVMAQRYLHDIAQGDKRILMIDGEPVEYALARIPAAGETRGNLAAGGRGEGRPLSERDRWIAAQVGPVLRERGLLFVGLDVIGDYLTEINVTSPTCVRELEAIYGIDIKGRVLDAIERRLGARR
- the hemC gene encoding hydroxymethylbilane synthase — its product is MSPLTSLAIATRKSPLALWQATHVRDALLAHHPWLDVQIIGMRTRGDKILNSPLAAVGGKGLFTKELEDSLLGRRADIAVHSMKDVTVEIPAGLAVPVMLKREDVRDVLLSIHHADLDALPHGARVGTASLRRQCQLKAWRDDVKVLSLRGNIGTRVKKLEAGEYDAIVLAAAGVKRLGLEGHVRQHLPVETMLPAIGQGAIGIQCRSNDARVLELITPLNDTDTLTCVLAERALNRGLGGGCQVPIAGHASLHGPQLILRALVGRPDGTEIIRGEISGPVDELELLGRSLAEDLLSRGAGAILEEFGPYC